From Nitrospinota bacterium:
AATGATATTCTTTCTCGCCCTTATGGAAGGGTTCATGTTCATCTTCGAGCGCAACATCGTGCAGATGAACCTGGGCGATATGCAGATACACGCAAACGGCTACCGTAGCGATCCCGATCTTTACAATCGCGTTGAAAACTATGACGGACTCCTTGAAAAACTGGACGAATCCGGTTTCAGCGCAACTCCCAGGCTGTACGGTTTCGGTCTTGCCGCTTCGGGGAATACCTCGACTGGAGTGATACTGAGGGGAGTTGACCTTCTGCGTGAGCCGATGGTGACGGAATTAAGCCGACATGTGGATAGGGGGCTCTGGCTTTCGAATGAGGCTCCAAAAGGGGTTGTTATCGGCAAACAGCTGGCCCGCACCCTTCACGCGAAGATAGGGAGCGAAATTGTTTTTGTGGGGCAGGCGGCCGATGGCTCGATGGCAAATGAAATTTATGTCGTGCGTGGGATACTAAAAGCGGTCGGCTCAGGCATAGACGGCCCCGGTTTTTTTATGGTCGACTCCTCTTTCAGGGAGCTGATGCTGGTACCGCAAGGGACGCATGAAATAACGATCATGCGGAAGGATAAACAGGAGGAACTCTTTGCCTCAACAGACCGGGCGCGTTCCATTGTCGCGGAATTCGGTGACTATGAAGTTAAGAACTGGAAGGAGCTCCAGCCTCTTACGGCGGAGCTTATGGCTACCTCGGACGCCAGCCTGATAATTTTCGTTCTAATCTTTTACGGCGCGGTTGGGATGATAGTCCTTAACGCTACTCTTATGAGCGTTTTCGAGAGGATGAGGGAGTTCGGCGTAATGAAGGCGCTTGGGGTATCGCCGTTTCAGATAGTTCTTCTCATCATTACTGAAACGGTGATCCAGGTCTCCATCGCATGCGTGTTCGCGCTTCTGACCGGGATACCTGTCGCCTACTATTACCAAGTGCATGGTCTGGACTTTTCATCCTTCTCCGGTACCGCGACCATGGGGGGGGTAGCATTCGATCCGACATGGTATACCGTTATTACCAAGCAGACTTTCACTACCCCTGTTGTTTATATGTACCTGATATCGGCTCTGGCGGTGATCTACCCCGCGGTCAAGGCAGCAAGGATCGTTCCTGTACAGGCTATACATCACAGGTGAACAGATGAAGATATGGAAAATGGCATGGAGAAACATCTGGCGCAGAAAGCGCAGGACGCTTATCACATGCTTTTCCGTGGCGTTTGGCATTCTCTACGCCGTGCTTTCGACAGGATTCGGCGACTGGGGGTATACAAAGCTGATAGACGACAGCGCAACGATGGGTTTCGGCCATGTGACCGTGGAGCCGCACGAATACAATGACAGTCCTTCCCTTGATAAGCGGATAGGTAATTCCACCGAGATAAGGAAAACTGCGCTTGGAACGGAAGGGGTTTCCGGCGCGATGGAGAGGATCGTCGGTCAGGCGATGATGGCATCTGCTACCAAAAGCATCGGCGGGATGTTCCTTGCTATCGATCCATCCCAGGAGGCGACGGAG
This genomic window contains:
- a CDS encoding ABC transporter permease, with translation MRLLRVAFRNIFRNRQRLIVTIAAMVFAGFIMIFFLALMEGFMFIFERNIVQMNLGDMQIHANGYRSDPDLYNRVENYDGLLEKLDESGFSATPRLYGFGLAASGNTSTGVILRGVDLLREPMVTELSRHVDRGLWLSNEAPKGVVIGKQLARTLHAKIGSEIVFVGQAADGSMANEIYVVRGILKAVGSGIDGPGFFMVDSSFRELMLVPQGTHEITIMRKDKQEELFASTDRARSIVAEFGDYEVKNWKELQPLTAELMATSDASLIIFVLIFYGAVGMIVLNATLMSVFERMREFGVMKALGVSPFQIVLLIITETVIQVSIACVFALLTGIPVAYYYQVHGLDFSSFSGTATMGGVAFDPTWYTVITKQTFTTPVVYMYLISALAVIYPAVKAARIVPVQAIHHR
- a CDS encoding ABC transporter permease, whose product is MKIWKMAWRNIWRRKRRTLITCFSVAFGILYAVLSTGFGDWGYTKLIDDSATMGFGHVTVEPHEYNDSPSLDKRIGNSTEIRKTALGTEGVSGAMERIVGQAMMASATKSIGGMFLAIDPSQEATE